A single region of the Thermodesulfatator indicus DSM 15286 genome encodes:
- a CDS encoding ABC transporter ATP-binding protein — protein sequence MIKVVNLNTGYGKLQILFDINAIIEDKKITTVVGPNGSGKSTFLKALFGLTTIYTGEIIFKGKDISNIPPYKKVKLRIAYLPQIDNVFSQLTVNENLKIAGYILPKDKVRERIDIALDVFPELKDILNRKAETLSGGQRQFLAMGMALVRDAEVLMLDEPTAQLSPKLAEIIFGKILDMRDKFGLTILLVEQNAKRALEISDNGYMFVSGRIALEGTAKDVLNHEKFKEYSLGIKNV from the coding sequence ATGATAAAAGTAGTCAATCTAAATACAGGTTATGGTAAATTACAGATTCTGTTTGATATTAACGCTATTATTGAAGACAAAAAAATTACTACAGTTGTAGGGCCAAATGGTAGTGGAAAATCTACATTTTTAAAAGCTCTATTCGGGCTTACCACAATATACACTGGTGAAATAATATTTAAAGGGAAAGATATATCTAATATTCCACCTTATAAAAAGGTAAAACTTCGAATTGCTTATTTACCTCAAATTGATAATGTTTTTTCTCAACTTACTGTAAATGAAAATTTAAAAATTGCGGGATATATCTTACCAAAAGATAAAGTTAGAGAAAGAATTGATATCGCTTTAGACGTATTTCCGGAACTAAAAGACATTTTAAATAGGAAAGCTGAGACTCTTAGTGGAGGTCAAAGGCAGTTTTTGGCTATGGGAATGGCATTAGTAAGAGATGCCGAAGTTCTCATGTTAGATGAACCAACCGCCCAACTATCACCTAAGTTAGCGGAGATAATATTTGGAAAAATTTTAGATATGAGGGATAAATTTGGTCTTACTATCTTGCTTGTTGAACAAAACGCAAAAAGAGCTTTAGAAATAAGTGACAATGGATATATGTTTGTTAGTGGAAGAATAGCATTAGAAGGAACAGCTAAAGACGTTTTAAATCATGAAAAATTTAAAGAATATTCTTTAGGAATTAAAAATGTATAA
- a CDS encoding ABC transporter ATP-binding protein, with protein MKNKNNKKINSFLETDGLIKNFGELRALDNVSIQVDRKEIVLLIGPNGSGKSTLINVITGFLPPDEGKVFFEKEDVTGKDPSELYKRGMVRTFQTPQPLPEMTVLENIMIGITSKGEEPLTALFYKKWLKQEEEILEKALDIINFLKLSHLTFKKAGELSGGQMKLVALGRALMTNPKLIVLDEPIAGVAPGLSHEIFSKILELREQDVTFLIVEHRLDIVLKYIDRLYIMFNGKVIAEGKGEKEIKEVLNDPKIIEIYIGD; from the coding sequence ATGAAAAATAAAAACAATAAAAAAATAAATTCTTTTTTGGAAACCGATGGATTGATTAAGAACTTTGGTGAACTAAGAGCTTTAGATAATGTATCAATACAGGTTGATAGAAAAGAAATAGTATTACTAATAGGGCCAAATGGTAGCGGAAAATCAACACTAATTAATGTAATTACCGGTTTTCTGCCACCTGATGAAGGTAAAGTTTTTTTTGAAAAAGAAGATGTTACAGGTAAAGATCCTTCAGAATTATATAAAAGAGGAATGGTTCGAACTTTTCAAACCCCTCAACCTTTACCTGAAATGACTGTACTTGAAAATATAATGATAGGAATTACTTCAAAGGGAGAAGAACCATTAACTGCACTCTTTTATAAAAAATGGCTCAAACAAGAAGAAGAAATATTAGAAAAAGCTTTAGATATAATTAATTTTTTGAAACTATCTCATCTTACTTTTAAAAAAGCAGGAGAGCTTAGTGGTGGCCAAATGAAACTGGTAGCCTTGGGAAGGGCATTGATGACTAATCCTAAACTTATCGTATTAGATGAGCCTATCGCAGGAGTAGCTCCAGGATTGTCTCATGAGATATTCAGTAAAATTCTAGAACTCAGAGAACAAGATGTAACATTTCTAATAGTTGAACATAGGTTAGATATTGTTCTCAAATATATTGATAGGCTATATATCATGTTTAATGGAAAGGTTATTGCTGAAGGTAAAGGGGAAAAAGAAATTAAAGAAGTTCTTAATGATCCCAAAATTATAGAGATATATATCGGGGATTAA
- a CDS encoding ABC transporter substrate-binding protein, with translation MKKYLILFFVFFVLTVACSKQEKKEAQKEEIKLGLLVDVSGPLVTYGVNSKHACEIAQEKINKFFEEKNYPYKIKLYLEDTKTDPKLCLDKVQSLQAKGINVFLGPLSSAEVKNLKNYLLSNKLIIISPSSTAPPEAIGCAKPEDKKYIFRIVASADSEGEAIADVAKDLGAQKAIIIYRVDAWGEGVKKSTVKFLKANNINLVQVIPYDPNISDWSPIIGKATNIVKKDFNKNDAVIFLGFEEVSTLLSQISQNSPLLNVKWLAGDAVAGSQKVLEEVKDKAKKIGLYSAIFYSESKEAEKLKKEFQERKFASPDQYALNIYDAAWILSISYAELLKENHGYDADMLAKKIKENAINYSEGKFGVEPITGYIKFNEWNDRVSGSYAIYAVTNEGWKIKALWDFKTKKVIWK, from the coding sequence ATGAAAAAATATTTGATACTTTTTTTCGTTTTTTTTGTTCTTACGGTTGCCTGTTCTAAACAAGAAAAAAAAGAAGCCCAAAAAGAAGAAATAAAATTAGGATTACTGGTAGATGTTTCAGGACCTCTTGTCACTTACGGCGTTAATAGCAAACATGCCTGCGAGATCGCTCAAGAAAAAATTAACAAATTTTTTGAAGAAAAAAATTATCCTTATAAGATTAAACTTTATCTTGAAGATACAAAGACGGATCCCAAGCTTTGTTTAGATAAAGTTCAATCTCTACAAGCCAAAGGTATCAACGTCTTTTTAGGGCCACTTTCTAGTGCGGAAGTAAAAAATCTTAAAAATTATTTACTTTCTAATAAACTTATCATCATTTCCCCATCCTCTACCGCACCTCCTGAGGCTATTGGTTGTGCAAAACCAGAAGATAAAAAGTATATCTTTCGAATAGTCGCCTCTGCTGATTCTGAAGGTGAAGCGATTGCAGACGTTGCCAAAGATTTAGGAGCACAAAAGGCTATAATAATATACAGAGTGGATGCCTGGGGAGAGGGAGTAAAAAAATCAACTGTTAAATTTTTAAAAGCTAACAATATAAATCTGGTTCAAGTTATTCCTTACGATCCCAATATAAGTGACTGGAGTCCTATAATAGGTAAAGCCACTAATATAGTAAAGAAAGACTTTAACAAAAACGATGCGGTAATTTTTCTAGGATTTGAAGAAGTAAGTACCCTTCTCTCTCAGATTTCCCAAAATTCCCCTCTTTTAAATGTTAAATGGTTGGCTGGAGATGCTGTAGCTGGCAGTCAAAAAGTTCTGGAAGAAGTTAAAGACAAGGCTAAAAAAATTGGCCTATACTCAGCAATATTTTATTCGGAAAGCAAAGAAGCAGAAAAGCTTAAAAAAGAATTTCAAGAAAGAAAATTTGCTAGTCCTGATCAGTATGCACTAAATATTTACGACGCCGCTTGGATACTTTCGATCTCTTACGCTGAGCTTCTAAAAGAAAATCACGGTTATGATGCTGATATGTTAGCTAAAAAAATAAAAGAAAATGCTATTAATTATTCTGAAGGTAAATTTGGAGTAGAACCTATTACTGGATATATTAAATTTAATGAGTGGAATGATAGAGTTAGTGGAAGTTATGCTATCTATGCTGTTACTAATGAAGGCTGGAAGATTAAAGCATTATGGGACTTTAAGACTAAAAAAGTGATTTGGAAATAA
- a CDS encoding ABC transporter substrate-binding protein, producing the protein MRKGFRLLGACLVALLVFAFSTTGYAKTIKIGVLVDLSGGLSTYGHTEKIASEIAEGKINKFFKEKGYPYKVRFYVEDTKCDPKVCLDKAQALYALGIKLMLGPMSSGEVKNLKNFVNSNRIIIMSPSSTAPPDKIGCARPKDKRYIFRLVPTDNFQGNAVGDLCKSLGFKNVVVIYRKDAWGDGLKQASVARIKKWGITLLDVIPYDPNIADWSPIIQKLIDDLKYKDPKNTGVVFIGFEEVASLLAQMKLDCPALNYTWIGTDGMANSKKILEEAKDRAIKVKFYSTMFHSVSDEAKELQKIYEKKGLKADQYALNIYDGAWIGAISYVEMLKEKGKYDADYLSSKIREVATKYSKGEYGVKPVTGTIKFNEWNDRASGNYAIFMVTEKGWVLGGIWHSETGEITWKQK; encoded by the coding sequence ATGCGAAAGGGATTTAGGTTACTTGGTGCCTGTTTGGTAGCTTTGTTAGTTTTTGCATTTTCTACTACTGGTTATGCTAAAACTATTAAAATTGGAGTATTAGTAGATTTATCTGGTGGGCTAAGTACTTATGGTCATACTGAAAAAATTGCTTCTGAAATAGCTGAAGGTAAAATTAACAAATTCTTTAAAGAAAAAGGTTATCCTTATAAAGTTAGATTTTATGTAGAAGATACCAAATGTGATCCTAAGGTTTGCCTTGATAAGGCTCAAGCCCTTTATGCCCTGGGCATAAAATTAATGCTAGGGCCCATGTCAAGTGGAGAAGTTAAAAACCTCAAAAACTTTGTTAATTCTAACAGAATTATCATTATGTCTCCCTCTTCCACTGCTCCCCCGGATAAAATCGGCTGTGCTCGTCCTAAAGACAAAAGATATATTTTTCGTCTTGTTCCTACTGATAATTTTCAGGGAAACGCTGTAGGTGATCTTTGCAAATCTTTGGGTTTTAAAAATGTAGTAGTTATTTATCGTAAAGACGCCTGGGGAGACGGTTTGAAACAGGCCAGTGTAGCTAGAATCAAAAAGTGGGGCATTACTTTATTGGATGTTATTCCCTATGATCCTAATATTGCAGACTGGAGCCCCATTATTCAAAAATTGATTGATGATTTAAAATACAAAGACCCTAAAAATACGGGAGTTGTATTTATTGGTTTTGAAGAGGTTGCTTCTTTATTGGCCCAGATGAAGCTTGATTGTCCGGCTCTCAATTACACATGGATTGGAACAGACGGTATGGCCAATAGTAAGAAAATTTTAGAAGAAGCCAAGGATAGAGCCATAAAAGTTAAGTTTTATTCTACCATGTTCCACTCTGTTTCAGATGAAGCCAAAGAACTTCAAAAAATTTATGAAAAGAAAGGCCTAAAGGCTGACCAATACGCACTTAATATCTATGATGGTGCTTGGATCGGGGCCATTTCTTATGTCGAAATGTTGAAAGAAAAAGGCAAATATGATGCTGACTATCTTTCTAGCAAAATTAGAGAAGTAGCAACCAAATACTCTAAGGGAGAATATGGTGTAAAGCCTGTTACCGGAACCATAAAGTTTAACGAATGGAATGACAGAGCTAGCGGTAATTACGCCATTTTTATGGTCACTGAGAAAGGATGGGTCCTTGGCGGAATATGGCATTCTGAAACTGGAGAAATAACCTGGAAACAAAAATAG
- the lon gene encoding endopeptidase La, translated as MSEHEETLVINEVLEGENIEIPEELPCLAVRDVVLFPSMVVPLYIGREPSLAAVEEALKSDRLIVILTQKDPDVDEPTPEDVYHTGVVAVIMRTLKLSDDRLKVLVQAVARAKVSEFVQTKPYFQVKIELLRDEEPKKIDVEAEALIREIKETTEKIFVLKNQLTPELNTALDSIESPGRLADFVASHLRLKTNEAQEILEISDALERLRKLYHYLLRELEVATVQAKIQTQAQEEMSRTQREYFLREQLRAIKRELGEVDEHSREIEEFKARIEKARMPKEVEKEALKQLRRLEMMHPDSAEATIVRTYLEWLTELPWRKQTKDKLDLKRAKEILDEDHYNLEKVKDRILEYLAVRKLNPKAKGPILCFVGPPGVGKTSLGRSIARALGRKFVRISLGGVRDEAEIRGHRRTYIGSMPGRIIQGLKQAGTNNPVFMIDEVDKLCADFQGDPSAALLEVLDPEQNTSFVDHYLGVPFDLSKVMFICTANMTDPIPPALRDRMEIIYISGYTAEEKLVITKRYLLPRQLKEHGLKPEDIQISDETILKIINEYTEEAGLRELERKIAAICRKIARRLAEGDKGPFRVNRQNLHKYLGPPSYVSELEQEKDEIGVATGLAWTQAGGEVLYVEVLVMEGKGNLILTGQLGEIMRESAQAALSYTRAKAKEWGIPKNFYEKYDVHIHLPAGAIPKDGPSAGVTIVTAMISALAEIPVSKDVAMTGEITLRGKVLPVGGIKEKSLAALRKGIRKVIIPEKNLKDLEEIPKHMRRKIEFIPVRHVDQVLEVALLPEKCKKKRKKAS; from the coding sequence ATGAGTGAACACGAAGAAACGTTAGTAATAAATGAAGTGCTTGAAGGCGAAAATATTGAAATTCCCGAAGAGCTTCCGTGTCTTGCAGTGCGAGATGTGGTGCTTTTTCCCTCAATGGTTGTTCCTTTATATATAGGAAGAGAACCTTCTTTAGCAGCCGTGGAGGAGGCCCTTAAGTCTGACCGCTTAATTGTTATCCTCACCCAAAAAGATCCTGACGTAGATGAGCCTACTCCAGAGGATGTTTATCACACAGGAGTGGTAGCGGTTATCATGCGTACTTTGAAGCTCTCTGATGACCGTCTTAAAGTGCTTGTTCAGGCAGTAGCTAGGGCTAAAGTTTCTGAGTTTGTGCAAACAAAGCCTTATTTTCAAGTAAAAATTGAACTTTTGCGAGATGAGGAACCTAAAAAAATAGACGTTGAAGCTGAAGCCTTAATAAGGGAAATAAAGGAAACTACTGAAAAAATATTTGTCCTAAAAAATCAGTTAACTCCTGAGTTAAATACCGCTCTTGATAGTATTGAATCTCCTGGCAGGCTTGCCGATTTTGTTGCCTCTCACTTGAGGCTTAAAACCAACGAAGCCCAGGAAATACTTGAAATATCTGACGCGCTGGAACGTTTGCGAAAGCTTTATCATTATCTTTTACGCGAATTAGAAGTAGCTACGGTACAGGCCAAGATTCAAACCCAAGCCCAGGAGGAGATGAGTCGAACACAGCGGGAGTATTTTTTACGCGAGCAGTTACGGGCCATCAAGCGAGAGCTTGGTGAAGTTGATGAACATTCCCGTGAAATTGAAGAGTTTAAAGCCCGCATAGAAAAAGCCCGTATGCCCAAAGAGGTGGAAAAAGAGGCCTTAAAGCAGCTGAGACGGCTTGAGATGATGCATCCTGATTCTGCCGAGGCTACCATTGTACGTACTTATCTTGAATGGCTTACTGAGCTTCCCTGGCGTAAACAAACTAAAGATAAACTTGACCTCAAACGGGCTAAGGAAATCCTTGATGAAGATCACTATAATCTTGAGAAAGTGAAAGACCGCATTCTTGAATATCTTGCGGTGAGAAAACTCAATCCCAAGGCCAAAGGGCCGATTCTTTGTTTTGTAGGGCCTCCTGGAGTGGGAAAAACTTCTCTTGGACGCTCTATTGCTAGGGCCTTGGGCCGCAAATTTGTGCGTATATCTCTAGGTGGTGTAAGAGACGAGGCCGAGATACGCGGGCATCGTCGCACCTATATTGGCTCTATGCCCGGACGTATTATTCAGGGTCTTAAACAAGCAGGCACTAATAATCCGGTCTTTATGATAGACGAAGTAGATAAGCTTTGTGCTGATTTTCAAGGAGATCCCTCAGCAGCTCTTCTAGAAGTTCTTGATCCAGAACAAAATACTTCCTTTGTGGACCACTATCTCGGTGTGCCTTTTGACTTGTCTAAAGTCATGTTTATCTGTACAGCCAATATGACTGACCCCATTCCCCCTGCCTTAAGGGACCGTATGGAAATTATCTACATTTCCGGCTATACCGCTGAAGAAAAGCTTGTCATTACCAAGAGATATCTTTTGCCCCGTCAGCTTAAAGAACACGGGTTAAAACCTGAAGATATACAGATTTCAGACGAAACTATCTTGAAAATTATAAATGAATATACTGAAGAGGCCGGGTTGAGAGAACTGGAAAGAAAGATTGCTGCTATTTGTCGTAAAATTGCCAGACGTTTAGCTGAAGGAGACAAAGGTCCTTTTAGAGTGAATCGCCAGAATCTGCATAAATATCTTGGCCCTCCTAGTTACGTCTCTGAGCTTGAACAAGAAAAGGACGAAATCGGCGTAGCCACAGGGCTTGCCTGGACACAGGCTGGAGGAGAAGTCCTTTATGTGGAGGTCTTAGTCATGGAAGGGAAGGGCAATCTCATTTTGACTGGCCAGCTGGGAGAGATTATGCGAGAGTCCGCCCAAGCTGCCCTTTCTTATACCAGGGCTAAGGCCAAAGAATGGGGGATCCCTAAAAACTTTTACGAAAAATATGATGTGCATATTCATTTGCCAGCCGGTGCTATTCCCAAAGATGGTCCAAGTGCTGGAGTGACGATTGTTACCGCTATGATTTCAGCCCTTGCTGAGATTCCGGTTTCAAAAGACGTGGCCATGACAGGGGAGATTACACTTAGGGGCAAAGTGCTTCCGGTTGGCGGGATAAAAGAGAAGTCACTAGCAGCTTTACGTAAAGGGATAAGGAAAGTGATTATTCCTGAGAAAAACCTTAAAGACCTTGAAGAAATTCCCAAACATATGCGCCGCAAAATAGAGTTTATTCCAGTGCGCCACGTAGACCAGGTGCTTGAAGTAGCTCTTCTTCCCGAAAAGTGCAAAAAGAAGCGGAAAAAGGCTTCATGA
- a CDS encoding metal ABC transporter permease — translation MILELLQYDFFRRAILAGGFLAWAASILGIFLILRKDAMMGHGLTHIAFAGVALALFLNILPFPVALIFSTIAAFIILKVREKVGLYGDTAVAIISNLGLAAGICLATLGKNFNVSLLSYLFGNILAVSLFELYLSLALAGVVIACLILFYHELLYVTFDEESAKASGLPVAKLDILLAMLTAVTVVIGMKIMGLLLVSALLAIPSAAALQVARNFHSCVILASFLGIISAVLGILLAGVFNLPASGTIVLLSGVFFLVCFLWKIIRGE, via the coding sequence ATGATTTTAGAACTTTTACAATACGACTTTTTTAGGCGGGCCATTTTGGCCGGTGGTTTTCTGGCCTGGGCGGCCTCTATCCTCGGAATCTTTTTAATACTCCGAAAAGACGCCATGATGGGCCATGGTCTTACCCATATCGCCTTTGCCGGTGTGGCTCTGGCTTTGTTTTTAAACATTTTGCCCTTCCCGGTAGCCCTGATTTTTTCAACCATCGCGGCCTTTATTATCCTAAAGGTACGCGAAAAAGTTGGGCTTTATGGCGACACAGCGGTAGCCATTATATCAAACCTAGGCCTGGCCGCTGGCATTTGCCTAGCTACTCTGGGGAAGAATTTTAACGTCTCTTTGCTTTCCTATCTTTTTGGAAATATCCTAGCCGTAAGCCTTTTTGAGCTTTATCTTTCTTTGGCTCTGGCTGGGGTAGTAATAGCCTGCTTAATCCTGTTTTACCACGAATTACTTTACGTAACCTTTGACGAGGAAAGTGCTAAGGCTTCAGGCCTTCCAGTAGCCAAACTTGATATCTTATTAGCCATGCTTACAGCTGTTACCGTAGTTATTGGTATGAAAATAATGGGTCTGCTATTGGTTTCTGCTCTTTTGGCCATTCCATCAGCCGCAGCCTTACAGGTGGCTAGAAACTTTCATTCCTGTGTTATTCTGGCTTCTTTCTTGGGTATTATCAGTGCTGTTTTAGGTATCCTTTTAGCAGGGGTTTTTAACTTACCTGCCTCTGGAACCATTGTTTTATTATCTGGTGTCTTCTTTTTAGTTTGCTTTTTGTGGAAAATTATAAGGGGCGAATAG
- a CDS encoding metal ABC transporter ATP-binding protein gives MNPLIEIRHLFFWYGNRLVLEDINLDINQGDFLAILGPNGSGKTTLLKCILGLLKPQKGEIRLFGILVEKFKEKWRLGYVPQRATALVDPVFPLSVEEVVGFGLIPKKRFPRFFTREDRKAIYQALKRVEMEKYLHHRLSNLSGGQQQRVFIARAIVSYPEILILDEPTTGIDAATQERFYDLLAELNQKGLTIVIVTHDIGIVNKHVKQVACLNRRLVYHGTHEEFCSSPRLQQIIGEHHLVIHRH, from the coding sequence ATGAACCCTCTAATAGAAATAAGACATCTATTTTTTTGGTATGGAAACCGTTTGGTGTTAGAGGATATTAACCTTGATATTAATCAGGGAGACTTTCTGGCTATCCTCGGGCCGAATGGTTCAGGGAAAACCACTTTATTGAAATGTATTTTGGGCCTACTTAAACCCCAAAAGGGCGAGATAAGGCTTTTTGGAATACTTGTTGAAAAATTTAAAGAAAAATGGCGTCTGGGATATGTGCCCCAAAGGGCTACCGCTTTGGTGGACCCGGTTTTCCCCCTATCCGTAGAAGAAGTAGTAGGCTTTGGTCTTATCCCTAAAAAAAGATTCCCTCGTTTTTTTACCCGAGAAGACCGAAAGGCCATTTACCAGGCTCTTAAACGCGTAGAAATGGAGAAATATCTTCATCATCGTCTTTCAAATCTCTCTGGTGGGCAACAACAACGAGTATTTATTGCCAGGGCCATAGTAAGTTATCCTGAAATACTTATTCTTGATGAACCTACCACAGGGATTGATGCTGCCACTCAAGAACGCTTTTACGATCTACTTGCTGAACTTAACCAGAAAGGATTGACTATTGTCATTGTTACTCACGATATAGGCATAGTGAACAAACACGTTAAACAAGTAGCTTGTTTAAATCGCAGGCTGGTTTATCATGGCACACATGAAGAATTTTGTTCCTCACCAAGGCTCCAGCAAATTATCGGTGAACATCATCTGGTAATCCATAGACACTGA